One stretch of Calonectris borealis chromosome 5, bCalBor7.hap1.2, whole genome shotgun sequence DNA includes these proteins:
- the ANKRD9 gene encoding ankyrin repeat domain-containing protein 9 isoform X1, protein MGVPYTGDTCVPCTGGRELQCTGVRAPCGLCAPGWEAAPGGARPPAMPWSVQWVGGRSAQSQKQCKKSSFAFYQAVRDLLPVWFLEDMRTMEVFHWEDGGKVSVYSPSEALLYALVHDHHPYAQHLLTKFPQSALAVPSQSFSCCQSSAPHLAMAVRYNRVRILFRILKAVQAFPPSDRAGHLDRRGCSRVEGGKTALHVACELVRPECLLLLLGHGASPCLQDSAGNTPLDTLLQQISHAPAANMRAKLLCLDCLFFFVPQDLQFTMKQQLLDNWQRWQDLLGEKRFQCLLGLAPPSLFVGAMRVLIRTISPEHFPEALDDLPLPHFLKPLDLKLES, encoded by the exons ATGGGAGTCCCGTACACCGGCGATACGTGCGTCCCGTGCACCGGGGGAAGGGAGCTGCAATGCACCGGG GTCCGGGCCCCATGCGGCCTCTGTGCGCCGGGGTGGGAGGCAGCCCCCGGCGGAGCCCGGCCACCCGCCATGCCCTGGAGCGTCCAGTGGGTCGGCGGCCGCAGCGCCCAGTCCCAGAAGCAATGCAAGAAATCCTCCTTCGCCTTCTACCAGGCAGTGAGGGACCTGCTGCCCGTCTGGTTCCTGGAGGACATGCGGACCATGGAGGTCTTCCACTGGGAGGACGGGGGCAAGGTGAGCGTGTACTCGCCCTCGGAGGCCCTGCTCTACGCGCTGGTGCACGACCACCATCCCTACGCCCAGCACCTGCTGACTAAGTTCCCCCAGAGCGCCCTGGCCGTGCCCAGCCAAAGCTTCAGCTGCTGCCAGTCCTCGGCCCCGCACTTGGCCATGGCCGTCCGCTACAACCGGGTCCGCATCCTCTTCCGAATCCTCAAGGCCGTCCAAGCCTTCCCGCCAAGCGACAGAGCCGGCCACCTGGACCGCCGGGGCTGCAGCCGTGTGGAGGGTGGCAAGACGGCCTTGCACGTGGCCTGCGAACTGGTGCGACCCGAGTGCTTGCTCCTGCTGCTCGGGCACGGCGCATCGCCCTGCTTGCAGGACAGTGCCGGGAACACCCCCCTGGACACCTTGCTGCAGCAGATTTCCCACGCGCCGGCAGCTAACATGCGTGCCAAGCTCCTCTGCCTCGACTGCCTCTTCTTCTTTGTGCCTCAGGACCTCCAGTTCACAATGAAACAGCAACTGTTGGACAACTGGCAGCGGTGGCAGGACCTCCTGGGGGAGAAGAGGTTCCAGTGCCTGCTGGGCTTAGCTCCCCCATCGCTGTTTGTTGGAGCCATGCGTGTCTTGATCAGGACCATTTCACCTGAGCATTTCCCAGAGGCTCTGGACGATCTGCCTCTGCCTCATTTTCTAAAGCCTTTGGACTTGAAACTGGAGAGCTAG
- the ANKRD9 gene encoding ankyrin repeat domain-containing protein 9 isoform X2 has translation MPWSVQWVGGRSAQSQKQCKKSSFAFYQAVRDLLPVWFLEDMRTMEVFHWEDGGKVSVYSPSEALLYALVHDHHPYAQHLLTKFPQSALAVPSQSFSCCQSSAPHLAMAVRYNRVRILFRILKAVQAFPPSDRAGHLDRRGCSRVEGGKTALHVACELVRPECLLLLLGHGASPCLQDSAGNTPLDTLLQQISHAPAANMRAKLLCLDCLFFFVPQDLQFTMKQQLLDNWQRWQDLLGEKRFQCLLGLAPPSLFVGAMRVLIRTISPEHFPEALDDLPLPHFLKPLDLKLES, from the coding sequence ATGCCCTGGAGCGTCCAGTGGGTCGGCGGCCGCAGCGCCCAGTCCCAGAAGCAATGCAAGAAATCCTCCTTCGCCTTCTACCAGGCAGTGAGGGACCTGCTGCCCGTCTGGTTCCTGGAGGACATGCGGACCATGGAGGTCTTCCACTGGGAGGACGGGGGCAAGGTGAGCGTGTACTCGCCCTCGGAGGCCCTGCTCTACGCGCTGGTGCACGACCACCATCCCTACGCCCAGCACCTGCTGACTAAGTTCCCCCAGAGCGCCCTGGCCGTGCCCAGCCAAAGCTTCAGCTGCTGCCAGTCCTCGGCCCCGCACTTGGCCATGGCCGTCCGCTACAACCGGGTCCGCATCCTCTTCCGAATCCTCAAGGCCGTCCAAGCCTTCCCGCCAAGCGACAGAGCCGGCCACCTGGACCGCCGGGGCTGCAGCCGTGTGGAGGGTGGCAAGACGGCCTTGCACGTGGCCTGCGAACTGGTGCGACCCGAGTGCTTGCTCCTGCTGCTCGGGCACGGCGCATCGCCCTGCTTGCAGGACAGTGCCGGGAACACCCCCCTGGACACCTTGCTGCAGCAGATTTCCCACGCGCCGGCAGCTAACATGCGTGCCAAGCTCCTCTGCCTCGACTGCCTCTTCTTCTTTGTGCCTCAGGACCTCCAGTTCACAATGAAACAGCAACTGTTGGACAACTGGCAGCGGTGGCAGGACCTCCTGGGGGAGAAGAGGTTCCAGTGCCTGCTGGGCTTAGCTCCCCCATCGCTGTTTGTTGGAGCCATGCGTGTCTTGATCAGGACCATTTCACCTGAGCATTTCCCAGAGGCTCTGGACGATCTGCCTCTGCCTCATTTTCTAAAGCCTTTGGACTTGAAACTGGAGAGCTAG